Genomic window (Lynx canadensis isolate LIC74 chromosome D3, mLynCan4.pri.v2, whole genome shotgun sequence):
TACAGTCACCTCCCCGGTAACCATCACTTCCACCACCCTTCATCACCTCCAGATCCTTTCTATTCCAGGGCCCAAATGTGACCTGGGCCTCTGCTGCTGCAAATCCCAGCCTCACAGAGACGCTGGCCTGGAAACACAGACTAGACCAAGAGACTGTCAAGCAGAGGTGGGAAGCCCATCCAGGAGAAGGGGATGAGGCATCTGTCCACATGGCTTTCACACAGGGGCCACGTAGTCCCATGGGGATACAGAGGTGACTGTTGACCAACAGAGAGCTCTGGGTACAAAACGCTGCACCTTTTCTTCCTAAACTGAGTGAGATCACTCCTCTTGGAACAGTCGAGCAATTCCAGAGGAATCAGGATTTCAGGGGCTGCTTAGCAGATaaaagtgagagagggaaagaggcagaagcagagagccCACCATCCTCCCTGGCCACCTCTGAGCTCTGTCACGCATTCACTCTTCTCACTCAGTGATTGAGTCAACCgctcattcagcaaacacttcCCCAGACCCCATGCTGGGTCTTGGCCTTCTAAGTTTCCCAAGCCTATATTTGACCTGCCAGTCTGTTCCCCCACTGCTGGGCCTTTCTCCACCCTAGTTCCCTACCCCCAGATACCCCAACTGGTTCCTGCGGGTCTTGGGTCACTGAGAAAACTCCCTTTCCTCACTGAAACTCCCAAGACCTCCCCAGCTCACCAGGTGACCTTGAGCTAGTCCTTCACCCAAACCACACCCAGTGAGTGCCTGAGAAGAAAGATGAGAGGGGCTGGCCTGTGGAGGCAACCTGGGCTGGTGACAAAGTGTTTGCAGGATAGCAGGGGGTGGTGCTGAGGCTGAAATGGGAGGGGACTCCAGTGGCTGGAGCCTGAGTGTCTGGCTCTGGGATGGAAAGGATCAAGCCAGGCTGGGGCGGGCACCAAGGCCCGAAAATGGGGCAAAGGTGGGGGCCAAGACAAGCCCTGGGCTGGCAGGGAGTCAAGAAGGTTGCGGGATCATGGCAGGGATTCAGGTGACTCTGCCATCCTGAAAAGGGTGCTGACCTCTGAGCTACCTGTCTCTACCTTATCCTCAGGTGTGTCAATATCCTACTCTTGAATAAGGGCCAACCAGGCCTACTGGCAGGAGGATGGGGCAGACAGACAGCCCCCTCCATGCTGCCAGTTGGGAACCAGGCCAGGCCAATGGGCACGATCTCCACCCTGCCCCATGGCCATTGCAGCCTCAGCAGTCAGCCTGAAGGGTTCCCAGAAGGTAGGCCACCTCTAGGCTGGGAAGTGGGTGCCTGTGTCTTTAAATTCTCAGCAGGTTGAAACGGCTGATGACATCACTGGTTCCCGGGAGCGGAGGAGCTAGAGCCAGAGCCCGAGGGAGCCCGGGCTGCTAGGGGCTGCAGACATGGAGGGCCAGAGCAGCAGTGGCAGCAAGAGGCCAGGGACCCGGACTGGCCTGCGCCCCCTGCCCATGCCCCATGGGGTTTCTCAAACTGAGGCACCTTCCAAGGTAAGACCCCTAAAACCTAGCCCTCCCATCCCTGATCCTTGGTCCCACACACCCCCACGCACCGCAggcaccctggtgcccctggctGAGGGGCTGGCACTCTCCTTTGCCCACCAAGCAGGGGCTAGGCAAACAGGACACTTTGGGGGCTGAGAGGGCAGTGATGGGACacccagagagagatggagttaGCCATAGCTAGGAGCCCCCAGGAGAGCCCTAGACTGGGTGTCAGGGAATCCAGCTGTGCTCCagctttgctgtgtgaccttgggcaagttgcttgtTCTCTCTGAAGCAATGCAAAATGAGGAGGTTTGTCTTTGTCCCTGAAGACTAAAACGGTGACATCTGGGATGTCTAAGTTGTTAGTGCTGGAGGCGGTGTGGTGGTTGGGGGGACACTTGGAGCCAAGGAGGATGCCCAAAATGCAGCCTCAAAGAGCTAAGTTTGGGGAGGAAGGTGGAGGCAGAGTTTCAGGTTCTCTGAACCGAGAAGGACACTGGACACAGACAAAGCTGCCTGTCTGGAGGCAGGAATGGGGCCACCTCAGGGCGAGTGTAAACCTTCTGCTCTCCCTGGCAAAGGACGTTTTATCCCGTCTTCTGGAGACAGGGGCATCAGAAACAGAGGACagatgggaagggggagaaggtcCCAGCAGAGCCTCATGTCCCCCCACTCCACCTGCCAGACAAAAAGAGGGTACATGCTTGCCTGTCCTCAAAGGtaggggagatggggagaaggtACAATTTGGGCACAGAGAAATGCAATGCCAAGATCAACAGAATCCTGGACTTTGAATGTTAGAATCACACTTGATGAGAATGGATGATTCCATGGGCTCAAATGAAATCCTAGCAAATGTTGGGGTCATAAATGCAGAGACTATGAGACCAAGGCTTCTCAGGAACAAGGTGTGGCCAGAGATCCTTCAccaaattccttcattttacagacaaaaacTGAGGTCTTGGGCAGAGAGGtgcttgcctaaggtcacacagagcTGGGCTTGGAGTTGACATGGCCAGTCTTAGTCCTGGGGTCTTGCTCCTACATGGAACTATGGGTACTGATGAGGAGGACAAACAGGAGCACGACCGAGGAGTTTGGGATGCTTGGCAGCGATGAACCTGAGGGTTCCTGGGTGctgtgaagggaaggaggggtaTTTAATAAGCTAGACCCGAAGTGTCCAGAGAGGACAGATCTGGGGTGTCAGGTCAGTACCCCTTAGCCAGGAGAGCAGCAGGAAATGCAAGGAGCGTTGCCAAGGGAAGATGGCTTCAGCCATCCAACGCTCCAGCATGACCAGGGAGTTGGTGTCAGCCAGGAAGGCAAGGAGATAACCCTTAGGTTCAGGCTCACACCTTGCCTCCTTTGAGTTGGGgtcttagtttccccatctagGAGAGGTGTCAGACTTGAGGGAGGGGATAAGTTTCTGCATCCTGTTTCCTCCCAAAATGAAGGTGATTCACAGCAGAATGGATTGAGGTGAGAAATTAGGAAGAACTTCCTTGCAAAGATGTGCGTTTCTTAGCTAGATGGAGTTGACCGGGGTCTCTATGGAAGTTGGGGCCCAAGCCCCTGGTTAGGGCTACCCTAAGTCTTTGACTTGTCTTCTGCAAGGTGGACTCAAGTTTTCAGCTCCCAGCGAAGGAGAATGCAGCCCCAGTACCCTCCGAACCAAGATTGGCTCTAGCACCTGTGGGGCCACGAGCAGCTAATCCACCTTCCACAGAGGGGCCAAGGCTGGCTCTGGTGTCTCCCCGACCCATCCTGGCTCCGCTGTCTACCCCTAGCAGGCAGAAAACCGCTCCTGCCCGCCACAGTTCCAACCTGGCTCCAACGTCTGTGGGCCAGTTAGTCATGTCTGCCCCAGCTGGGCCGAAGCCTCCTCCAGTGACCTCAGGCTCAGTCCTGCCTCCAACATCCCTGGGGCAGCTGGTAATGTCTGCTTCAGCAGGGCCAAGGCCTCCCACAGCCACTCTGGGGCCCAGGCTGGCTCCAACATCCAGGGACCAGAAGCAGGTGCCACCTGCCTCCGTGGGACCCAAGCCAGCACTCGCTGCTTCGGGCCTGAGCCTGGTCCTGGCATCTGAGGAGCAGACACCACAGCCCCCCTCCAACTCTTCCCCAGTTTTGTCATCTTCTCAGGAACAGGCCCTGGCTCCAGCATCTGTGATACCAACCCCAGCCTCTGTGGGATGGACACCGGCTAAACAGAGGGATGCCCCAGCCCCTAAACCTCTCCCCTCTTCTGAAGGGCATCTCCAGCCTTCAGCTCAGACATCTGGTCCTTCGGGCTCCACATCCTTGATCCAAACACCCCCAGACCCCCGAATCTCCCCCTCATTCAGAGCCCGTCCTGAGGCCCCCCGCAGCAGCCCTGAGGATCCTGTCCTGTCCCGGCCACCCCAGACCCTGCCTCTGGATGTGAGCCAGAGCCCTCCAGAGCGTACTACCCGTTCCCCAGGACTTCTGTCCCCCACCTTCCGGCCAGGGGCCTCCTCGGCACAGACtgtgcccccacctctgcccaagCCACCCAGGTCTCCCAGTCGTTCCCCCAGCCGCTCTCCCAACCGCTCCCCTTGCGTTCCCCCAGCCCCTGAGATGGCCCTCCCCAGGCCTAGCACCCAGGGGGCAGGACCTAGTGGACACCTGAGCCCCAGTGTTCAGCCCCAAGAAACTCCAGCTCCGGTCACCACCTCCCCTTCTACATCCACCTCATCATCCTCTTGGTCAGCTCAGCCTACCTGCAAGAGCGACCCTGGCTTCTGGTGAGGGGGCCCTCTCCCGAGGAGGGTTGGTGGGGCTTGAGCTCCAAAAGTAGCCATTCTTCTAGGGTGGCTTACCCTACACTGCCCCAGTTTATTTCCCTGAGGAAGACTCCTTGCGGGTGCTGTGCCTACTGTGGGATCTTTAGAAGACAGCATCTCCTGCTAAGGGACttgcccacccctgcctccctccgGGAGAATCTAATAGGAGGGATATTGGGCCCACAGTCCTTCTGAGAGCTTACACCCACACCTGCCTCAGTTTATTTCCCCAGAAAGAGCCCTGTGGGAGGGAGGTTGAAGATGAGGGAGTGGTGCCCAGTGATAACCCCTCCTACACCCCCAGGATCACTGTGGTCACGTGGAACGTGGGCACCGCCATGCCCCCTGACGACGTCACATCCCTCCTCCACCTGGGCAGCGGTGGCGATGACAGTGAAGTGTCGGACATGATTGCCATTGGGTGAGGGGGCAGGGCATGTGGACCCCGCTCCTGAACCCCTTATGCCTCCCAGAGCTTTGCCCATGGGAGGGGCTTCTAGGGCACTCCCAGACCCATAGCGACCTCATCTCCCACCCTGACCCCACCACCAGGTTGCAGGAAGTGAACTCCATGATCAACAAGCGGCTCAAGGATGCACTCTTCACAGACCAGTGGAGTGAGCTCTTCATGGACGCGCTGGCACCCTTCAACTTCGTGCTGGTAATGtttccctcagcccctggaaGGGTGGAGACCCCTGGACTCCTGGCCCTAGCTCTGCCTGGACTCACCATGGGGCCTGCTGGGCCTCTGTTGCCAGGTCTGTGAAATAGGAGGATGGAGGAGCAGATCTGAAAGACTTGGGGAAAGGGCACAGTGGGGCGGGAGAGTTGTGTGGGGTCCCTCAGCCACGTTGCCTCTCGCCGCAGGTGAGTACTGTGCGGATGCAGGGCGTCATCCTGCTGCTGTTCGCCAAGTACTACCACTTGCCTTTCCTGAGAGACGTGCAAACTGATTGCACACGCACTGGCCTGGGAGGCTATTGGGTGAGCATGGGAACAGCCCTGGAGGGGACAAGGCCCCAAGGGGTCTATAGATTAGTTCCCTGGTCCCTCAAGCATAGGCAAGGTCCCCTCCCCTTTGTCCACCTCTTACCCTGAGGTTTACTTCTCCCCAACCCCGCCCAACACCCCACACCATTTTCTAGACCCAGCCCTCTTTCTGTTCCTGACCCATCCCAGTGTTCCGATCCTTTCCTAGAACCCACCCCTCTCTAAGCCTTTTCTAAGGGCTGGCTGGCCTCACCCCTCTCTTGCCCCGCTCAGTGCCTCTTCTATTTGCCTAGGCCCTACCCTTGACTCACTCCACCCTGTCTCCCAAGGGCAACAAGGGTGGAGTGAGCGTGCGACTGGCGGCCTTCGGGCACATGCTCTGCTTCCTGAACTGCCACTTGCCAGCGCACATGGACAAGGCAGAGCAGCGCAAGGACAACTTCCAAACCATCCTTAGCCTCCAGCAGTTCCAGGGGCCCGGGGCACATGGCATCCTGGATCACGAGTATGGGCGCTGGCGGGGCTGGTGAAGGAAGGGTGGGTCTCAGAAGACAGAGTACAAATACTTGGCCACAGGAACCTGAGGGCCAGCCTGGGTGGACcttgtgggggagaggcagagcctaTGGGGGTGGGTGACCACCTAAACTACATCTAGGAACACGAATGCTGGTAAGTTTGATGgtggggcagagcctgctgggtGGAGCTTTGCTGAGGGGTGGGGCCTTGCTGAAGGCCCCAGAACCTAACTTTGTTCTAGATCCACATCCCCCTGCTGCTCCTTGGCAGGGTAGATCTGCTGCCACCCACTCCACCCACTGCATCATCACTAGGGGCATCCAGTGCTGTCGTTGGATGGGGGTAGAGAAGGATCTTTCACCCCATGGAccctcctgacccccacccctgAACAGCCTCGTGTTCTGGTTTGGGGACCTCAACTTCCGCATTGAGAGCTATGACCTGCACTTTGTCAAGTTTGCCATTGACAGTGATCAGCTCCACCAGCTCTGGGAGAAGGACCAGGTATAGAATCCCAGCCCACACCCTAAACACCAAGCACACAGAGCATGACTGGACACACTTTTGTATCCTCAGCTCTTGCCCTTGCCTTCACCTGCCCTGTCCAAGCTGTTGTCCAATTCTGCCCTTTTGGACCTTCACAGCTCAACATGGCCAAGAACACCTGGCCCATCCTGAAGGGCTTCCAGGAGGGGCCCCTCAACTTTGCACCCACCTTCAAGTTTGATGTGGGTACTAACAAATATGATACCAGGTGAGCTCAGCACTGGGACGAGGTGGACACGTGGGCTGAAGTCGTCTGGATAGGGAAGAAAGCGGGGCAAGAAGTAAGGCTGGGGGCTGTGCCTCAAACCCTATCCCCTGAAACTTGGGTCACCCCTGCTCACTGCAGTGCCAAGAAGCGGAAGCCAGCCTGGACAGACCGTATCCTGTGGAAGGTCAAGGCTCCAAGTGTGGGTCCCAGCCCTTCAGGACGGGAAAGCCACCGGCTCAAGGTGACCCAGTACAGCTACCGTAGCCACATGGAATACACAGTCAGTGATCACAAGCCCGTGGCTGCTCAGTTCATCCTGCAGGTGAGTCCTGGCTTCATGTTCCCCTCATGACATCCCCAGGTCCAGCTCAGCATCCCTTCATGGGGACATCCCCATGGCCCACCAGTAATCCCTTGCACCTGCCTTCAGCAGCATCCATTCATCATAGCAGAGTGGGAGTGGGTTATGAtctccattttcagatgaggaaactgaggctcagagacacaGCATCAtaccagggtcacacagctgataaacaGAAGaattaggatttgaacccaagctaGCCTAATTTCAGAGTCTATGCCTTTTCCACTAATCCCTAACTCTGTTCTGAGAAAGGATTAGGGCAATTTATGCTAAAATTCgctttatatattcatataataagaccagcaaaatcaaaatgtttattcagactCCGTATAGTTTTCcttcatatttattcattatttgtttatcattttactatgtgccaggtgctataaGTGAGGTAGTAATGGGGAGGAGGAGTAGAGACATGAAAAATACAAAGCTAAATTCTAGTTACTATAATTTAACATTGTGTTTAGGGTTGAGGTCTCTGGTTGGCAAAGTAAAAAGGAGAAATGCTAGAATGTCAGAATGGGACCTGAGAGACCATGTAGTCCAACACTCTGTTTTTctatgggggaaactgaggccttctAGTGGGGTAGGCATGTACCCCAAGCTGCACATACTCTCAGCAGCAGAGGAGGGTAGATCCCGCCTGTCCAGTCCTGAAACCCAACTCTGGGCTCTCCGATTCCCTTGATCTGATAAGAGGGAACCCTGCAGACCAGAGAATGTTTTCCCTGGTAACTTTGTCATGTGGTCAGTCAGTGGGCCATTGGCCAGTATCCTCAGCTGGGAATGCAAATCTGCCCACATCTGGCCTCCCATAATCTTTGGTAAGAGACTTGGGTATGAAGTTTAACCTTCAGTCAGGAGCCTCACCTTCAGAACCACTCCTTCTGGGTGACTTTTGAGTGCCACTCCTTTTGGGTACCCTGACCTCCCCTCCTCATCAAGGACTCTGACCCTTGCAGAATGTTACCTATCGAGCACCTAATACATGCTAGTCCCTGTGGCTTTTCATCCCTTTGAATGCCTTAGTAGGCCCTGAGATATCTAAATTCTCCTCCTAGTTTTActggtgaggaaaatgaggctcagagaacttaAGTCTCTCATCCAAAGCAACACAATCAGAACGGGGCTTAGTGGGAGTTTTGACCTGCAAGGCCCTGGAGAGCGTTTCTAAGAGGCCACCCCAGGCAAACCTTCTGTTAGGAACCTAGGGACAGGGAGAAGATGTGCTGGTTTCTTCTGGAACAGCCTGGCTCAAAAACTGAGGAGTGAGGGAAACCTGAAACCACATAAACAGGGGAGCAGACAAAAGCTGGAGGCTGACACACCATCTGAGtcctgagggacagagaaagagcaatgACAGAAACAGGGCTACACTATTCACTTCAAAGCTGTATTCTTACTCCCTTACGAGGCTATGGGCATAAAGAGCCCTGGGCTGGAGGGTAGAAAGCCCGGCATTTATCCTagacctattcttttttttttttttttttaagtttatttattttgagaggcggggagaaggggcagagagagagaataagagaccGAGACTCCCAAACAgattccacattgtcagcacagagcccgctgcagggcttgaaccatgaaccatgagatcatgacctaagccgaaatcaagaggcagatgcttaactgactgagccacccaggcgtccctatccTAGACCtgttttgcctcagtttcccagtctGTAAGGTGGTTTCAAAGACCCTTTATCTCAGCCTATTTTTGCTGACTCAGGCCCAAGGGCCCTAGGTACATGGGATACTCGAGGGTCTCCCCTGATGTTCCCCCTGCCCCTGGGCAGTTTGCCTACAGGGACGACGTACCGCTAGTGCGGCTGGAGGTGGCAGATGAGTGGGTGCGGCCAGAGCAGGCTGTGGTGAGGTACCGCATAGAAACAGTGTTCGCCCGCAGCTCTTGGGACTGGATCGGCTTGTACCGGGTGAGAAGGGCAGGGATGGTCAGTGACTCAGGGAAGGGAGGGCCTGGAAGAGCAGCTGGGTACCCAGAGGGAATTACTGGCTTCTCCAGAGTTGGTTACTACACTGGGGGGCCACTGGAGTAAGGTGATAGGAGTCATAACCCTGATTCCTCTCGCCCCAGGTGGGTTTCCGCCACTGTAAGGACTACGTGGCTTATGTCTGGGCCAAACATGAGGATGTGGATGGGAACATCTACCAGGTACttaaggggaggggaagagtgggaGGAAGTCCCTGTGGCCCTTGGGCTCAGGACTTGGCTTGGTCAGTCTTTGAGGCTGACCCCAACCTGGGCCTATGCCCTGGGCCCATCAGGTGACCTTCAGTGAGGAGTCACTTCCCAAGGGCCATGGAGATTTCATACTGGGCTATTATAGCCACACCCACAGCATCCTCATCGGTGTCACTGAGCCCTTCCAGGTGAGTAGGTCAGACTGCAGGACGAGGGGTACTAAAAGCCCCTGTTCAAATGTCACAGCTTCCACATTCTGCTCCATGATCTCCTACAAGTAGCCTAACCTTCCTGGGTCTGCCAATGGGCAGGGTTGGAGTGGTTCCAAGACGCCTTGAGTGGCTGGTTGGGGAGTGAGACAAACCAGTAACCAACCTTCCTCCCAGATCTCGCTGCCTACCTCAGAGTTGGCCAGCAGCAGCACAGATAGCTCAAGTGCCAGCTCAGAGGACGAGGATGACAGTACCCTGGAGCTGCTTGCACCCAAGTCCCgcagccccagccctggcaaGTCCAAGAGACACCGTAGCCGCAGCCCGGGCCTGGCCCGCTTCCCCGGCCTTGCCCTGCGGCCCTCATCCCGTGAACGCCGCGGTGCCAGCCGCAGCCCCTCACCCCAGAGCCGCCGCCTGCCTCGGATGGCCCCTGACAGGGGCAATGATGGTAGCAGCCGGGGCAGTAGTGAGGAGGGGCCCTCTGGGCTGCCTGGTCCCTGGGCCTTCCCACCACCTGTGCCTCGAAGCCTGGGCTTGCTGCCTGCCTTGCGCCTGGAGACTGTTGACCCTGGTGGTGGTGGTTCCTGGGGACCTAATCGGGAAGCCCCAGCCCCTCATAGCCTGTCTCCCAGTCCCCAGGGCCGGCAGGGGCTAGAGGAAGGGGGCCTGGGGCCCTgaggatggatgggcagatgggcCCAGGCAGTCCCCACTGTGCCCCAATCTTCTGCAAACCCACCTGTGTCCCTCTTGCTGCTGCTCCAGCTTTATCCGCACCTGCCACTGTCTTGGCCAGGGGTGGCCATCTGGGGTCCCCCAAACTGAGTCCCGGCACCTCAACTGTGACAATCAGCAAAGCCCTATTGGCCCCCAtctgggatgggggggggcaaTCCTGGAGGTCATcaattagaaattaaattctCCAGCATCACTCCTGACTCCTTCCTAACTTGTTAGCAGTCTGGGGGTCGGGGTAGTCAGAGGATCAGACTCTAGAGGAAGACGATGACAGATCTGACAATTACCAGGCACAAGCtgtatatatacattacacaTGCCATCTCTTTTAATCTGCACCACAACCCTGAGTTGTGGTATTGAGTTCAGTGCAATTCTTAGACCCCTTtcacagatgggcaaactgaggcctCCAGGAGGTGAACCTCTCCAAATCAGACACCTAACCACAGTTTGGCTCTATGTTACAGGGAGGGAACATTTACAAGGTGCTAAGCACTGTCCATGTATTGGTTTACTTAATCctcaacaatcctatgaggtaggtccTGATTACACCCTgctttttcagaggaggaaactaaggctcagagtcAGGGAGGCCCCTTGCTCAAGGACACAGAGATTtgggccagggctgggccaggAAGGGCATGGCAGCTGTTAAGAGAAGGGATCCCCCAGGGAGAAGAGTTAGGAAGCCCTCTCTAGCCACCCTCCTCTTTCCTGGATTCAGACACAGGCACTTCTGTGATATCCCATCTTCTGACCTACTGCCTCAGGCCTCAGCAGATAGGTGCTGGGGTTCCTCTGAGCAGGGTCTTGAGACACGTATTAATTTTGCGACCTGAAGATACATGTACCTCTTACTAGTACCTCCTGAGGCTGCTGTAGTAGGTTACCCTTTCCCCATTCCCCAGAATGAGCCTCTTGAACACCACATCCAAGCACAGAGGCGTTGTATCACCAGCTCAAGATTGCTCAGCACAGCAGGAGACGTGGTCCGGCATTTCAGCCTTGCTCCCTCTTCCCCCCATCCAGCCTCCTGGCTGTCCACAAGGGCCTGTGCTATGCTTCAATCTAACACATGGAGAGTAGGCCAAGACCCCCAGGGCCTAGCAGAGCCAGGAGCAAGGTCCAGTTTGGTGCCCAGGAGAGCTGGAACTGAGGTCAGTGGTTCTAGGATTTCTGCTGCCTGTCAGGTCTCCAGGCTGCCTGGGTCAGCTGCAGACACCGGTCATAGAATGACATGGGGGCTCTTGGGTGATTTGAAGGCCATACCTGCCCCTCATCTGTGGTCACACCCCAGAGCTGGAGTCGCCTCTGCTGAAGTCGCTGCAAGTGCCGAGCTGACACCTTGATGGCCCTAGGGTCTCTGAAACAGCTGTGAACGGAGAAAAGTGGGGCAGGTGGTCATGGCTGCCAAGGATCCCACCCTGCTCTGCAGACAGGGGGACCGAGGCCTAGAGAGGAGCAGGGCTGGCGCCAGGGAAGGGTGGGTTACATCTAGAAGGGGGCAGAATAAACCTGGGCTAGCACCCAGAGGCCCCAGTTCTGCTGCTAGCTGGCTGCAGAAACCCGGGCCaatctggacctcagtttcctcacctgtgaaaagGGAACGGTAACAAGCAGCTTTCTCTGGGAATCAGAATTGAAATGAGATTTTAGGTTAAAAGCAAGAGTTAAGCAAGTAAGCcttttactgtgtgccaggcaggcCTTGGGCTATATGTGTCACACACGCCATTTCCTTGGCTTCTACATCCATTTTACGaataagaaaatggagacaaGGAGAGGTGACTCAACTTGTGACGTCACACAGGAAGTGAAAGAATCAACATCAACCCATATGAACCAACTGCAGAGCTGAACCTGGAGCACCAGGGAGTAGGGTATGATGAAAATGGAGCTCAGAGGTGCCCTAACccctttctccatccccttagTCCTGGCACACATCCCCATCCCCACAGGCAACCCACCCCTTGGGAAAatgtcccctccctcctggccttGCCATGACTTACCCTGTGCCCTCAGCACAGTCCAGTGGAGGGGTCAGCTTGAAACAGGTTGTGCCTAGCAGCTCCCAAAGTACACTGGTGCCTGCAGGTGGGCTGTGGAGCCTCAAGAAGCGTGCCAggctgagggcagaggcaggattaGGCTAGGGTAGTGCCtggccacccagcagccccctcTTAGTGACTGGCAGCAGGCTGCCCACCCCCCAAGGGCCCAAGCAGGCCTCACCGGCGTGTGCAGTTGCAGTGGAAGAGGGGCTCATGAGCACTATTGAGCAGCTGGAACTTTGTTTCCTGAGGCCCGATCTGCTGCTCACATTGATCCAAGTGGCGGAAGCTGCGGCAGGCTCGGTGGACATCTGGGTTGGGGGAGCATGGTGATGAGGGTAGCCCAGTCCCCAGCAAAGCCCTCCAATGCCCACTGCCATTTAGGAGGAACATAGGCACATGCGCTCAAACACAGTGTCCTCGTGTCTCATGCCCTTCGTGCCCTCAGAGTgccacacacatcacacacacacacacacacacacacacacaaacacacatggcAGTGCCACCATAGGGGAAGCTCAGAAGAAGCCTATGGGCTTCCATAGGGGAAGCCCAGGGTGACCAGGAAAGGCTTTTTGGAGGCAGAGACTGCTAAACCGAGGCTAGGAGAAAAATTCGGGAGAGtgctccaggcagaaggaacagcatgagcaaaggcccagaggtgggaGAGAGCAACCAAatgaggtttgtgagtttcagctgGGAAGTAGAGTCTGCAGGACCAGCACCTGAAGGCCCCTGGGTGTTGGGACATCATCATCTGAAGTAAGAGGAGCCAGGTGGGGGCTCAGTGAGGAGTGATATGGTCAAGTTT
Coding sequences:
- the INPP5J gene encoding phosphatidylinositol 4,5-bisphosphate 5-phosphatase A; amino-acid sequence: MEGQSSSGSKRPGTRTGLRPLPMPHGVSQTEAPSKVDSSFQLPAKENAAPVPSEPRLALAPVGPRAANPPSTEGPRLALVSPRPILAPLSTPSRQKTAPARHSSNLAPTSVGQLVMSAPAGPKPPPVTSGSVLPPTSLGQLVMSASAGPRPPTATLGPRLAPTSRDQKQVPPASVGPKPALAASGLSLVLASEEQTPQPPSNSSPVLSSSQEQALAPASVIPTPASVGWTPAKQRDAPAPKPLPSSEGHLQPSAQTSGPSGSTSLIQTPPDPRISPSFRARPEAPRSSPEDPVLSRPPQTLPLDVSQSPPERTTRSPGLLSPTFRPGASSAQTVPPPLPKPPRSPSRSPSRSPNRSPCVPPAPEMALPRPSTQGAGPSGHLSPSVQPQETPAPVTTSPSTSTSSSSWSAQPTCKSDPGFWITVVTWNVGTAMPPDDVTSLLHLGSGGDDSEVSDMIAIGLQEVNSMINKRLKDALFTDQWSELFMDALAPFNFVLVSTVRMQGVILLLFAKYYHLPFLRDVQTDCTRTGLGGYWGNKGGVSVRLAAFGHMLCFLNCHLPAHMDKAEQRKDNFQTILSLQQFQGPGAHGILDHDLVFWFGDLNFRIESYDLHFVKFAIDSDQLHQLWEKDQLNMAKNTWPILKGFQEGPLNFAPTFKFDVGTNKYDTSAKKRKPAWTDRILWKVKAPSVGPSPSGRESHRLKVTQYSYRSHMEYTVSDHKPVAAQFILQFAYRDDVPLVRLEVADEWVRPEQAVVRYRIETVFARSSWDWIGLYRVGFRHCKDYVAYVWAKHEDVDGNIYQVTFSEESLPKGHGDFILGYYSHTHSILIGVTEPFQISLPTSELASSSTDSSSASSEDEDDSTLELLAPKSRSPSPGKSKRHRSRSPGLARFPGLALRPSSRERRGASRSPSPQSRRLPRMAPDRGNDGSSRGSSEEGPSGLPGPWAFPPPVPRSLGLLPALRLETVDPGGGGSWGPNREAPAPHSLSPSPQGRQGLEEGGLGP